One region of Qipengyuania gaetbuli genomic DNA includes:
- a CDS encoding DnaJ domain-containing protein, whose protein sequence is MRQTKFHGRHEAEGRTCDHPACTEAGEFRAPGTAGHGFDGPGSWRWMCLEHVREFNAGYDWFEGMTAEEILEAQAPASGWRTESPTFRPTAGVDGMPRWADYDDPLEAISARANGIKSRARRQAEMAMDGRFSREEAEALDTMGLGLDVDRTRLRRRYSELVRRYHPDRNGGDRTHEARLGKVVEAYQTLRKSRAIA, encoded by the coding sequence ATGCGTCAGACAAAGTTTCACGGACGGCACGAAGCCGAAGGAAGAACCTGCGATCATCCCGCCTGCACCGAGGCCGGCGAATTCCGCGCTCCGGGCACGGCCGGGCACGGCTTCGACGGACCGGGAAGCTGGCGCTGGATGTGCCTTGAGCACGTGCGCGAATTCAATGCCGGATACGACTGGTTCGAAGGCATGACGGCAGAGGAAATCCTCGAGGCGCAGGCCCCGGCGAGCGGGTGGCGCACCGAAAGCCCGACCTTCCGTCCCACCGCCGGCGTCGACGGAATGCCGCGCTGGGCCGATTACGACGACCCTCTGGAAGCGATCTCGGCGCGCGCCAATGGCATCAAGAGCCGCGCGCGAAGGCAGGCCGAGATGGCGATGGACGGGCGTTTTAGCCGCGAAGAGGCAGAGGCGCTCGACACGATGGGCCTTGGGCTGGATGTTGATCGCACTAGGCTAAGGCGGCGCTATTCGGAACTGGTCCGCCGCTACCACCCCGACCGCAATGGCGGCGACCGCACCCATGAGGCGCGGCTGGGCAAGGTGGTCGAAGCTTACCAGACGCTGCGCAAGAGCCGCGCGATCGCCTGA
- a CDS encoding oxygenase MpaB family protein, whose product MPQEPLSERLRLKLVDRVRGVFNDIEGGEQPVPVSDEALFDKNSPIRMVHADIVAMMVGGIRSLLLQMLHPHALQGVLDHSNFREDMHGRLRRTARFIAVTTFGYRDDAQAAIERVNRIHAAVGGTLPDGTRYEASDPRTLAWVHVAEATSFLAAYLRHVRPDMPGHEQDEYYRQFAVIARALGADPVPLDRREAEVLFRELRGDLRASPQAREVAQLVLTQKPEGSPPAVQALLGAEAVALLPPFARSMLVLERPGLAAIPARAATWGMGKTLRWAFRQG is encoded by the coding sequence ATGCCGCAAGAACCTCTATCCGAGCGCCTTCGCCTGAAACTGGTCGATCGCGTGCGCGGCGTGTTCAACGATATCGAGGGCGGCGAACAGCCGGTGCCGGTGTCGGACGAGGCCCTGTTCGACAAGAATTCGCCCATCCGCATGGTCCATGCCGATATCGTGGCGATGATGGTCGGCGGGATCAGGAGCCTGCTGCTGCAAATGCTCCATCCCCATGCGTTGCAGGGCGTGCTCGACCATTCCAATTTCCGCGAGGACATGCACGGGCGCCTGCGCCGCACGGCACGCTTCATCGCGGTCACCACTTTCGGCTACCGCGACGATGCGCAGGCCGCGATCGAGCGGGTCAACCGCATCCATGCGGCAGTCGGCGGGACCCTGCCCGACGGCACGCGCTACGAGGCGTCCGATCCGCGCACCTTGGCCTGGGTCCACGTAGCCGAGGCGACCAGCTTCCTTGCCGCATACCTGCGCCACGTGCGCCCCGACATGCCCGGACACGAACAGGACGAATATTACCGCCAGTTCGCTGTCATCGCCCGCGCGCTGGGCGCGGACCCCGTCCCGCTAGACCGGCGCGAGGCGGAGGTGCTGTTCCGCGAACTGCGCGGCGACTTGCGCGCCTCTCCGCAAGCGCGCGAGGTGGCGCAGCTGGTGCTGACCCAGAAGCCCGAAGGATCGCCACCTGCAGTGCAGGCGCTGCTCGGCGCGGAGGCGGTTGCGCTGCTGCCGCCCTTCGCCCGCTCGATGCTGGTGCTCGAGCGTCCGGGCCTTGCCGCGATCCCCGCACGTGCGGCGACCTGGGGCATGGGCAAGACGCTGCGCTGGGCTTTCCGGCAGGGTTAG
- a CDS encoding PaaI family thioesterase, with translation MANEPGDLGVLTPYVRSLGIELAHWDGGMPVMRVAFDEAVEGRPEHYHGGATGGLLETAGYAALRAELARSGREAMLKPINITVQYLSAGKSRESFARGRITKLGRRSANITVEAWQDDPARPIATAVMNVLMADSES, from the coding sequence ATGGCCAATGAGCCCGGCGATCTCGGCGTGCTGACGCCCTACGTCCGCTCGCTCGGCATCGAGCTGGCGCATTGGGACGGCGGGATGCCCGTGATGCGCGTCGCCTTCGACGAAGCGGTCGAGGGTAGGCCCGAGCATTACCATGGCGGAGCCACCGGGGGCCTGCTGGAAACGGCAGGTTACGCAGCACTAAGAGCCGAGCTGGCTCGCAGCGGGCGCGAGGCCATGCTCAAGCCGATCAACATCACGGTGCAGTACCTATCCGCGGGCAAGAGCCGCGAGAGCTTTGCGCGGGGCCGCATTACCAAGCTCGGGCGCCGCAGCGCGAATATCACCGTGGAAGCCTGGCAGGACGATCCGGCGCGGCCCATCGCCACGGCAGTCATGAACGTGCTGATGGCGGATAGCGAAAGCTAG
- a CDS encoding VOC family protein — translation MPNNHGDFLWYELMTVDADSAARFYGGLLGWDFQSAGQEGMDYRTFAKDGEGIGGLMPLTDEMTAGGARPMWAGYVTVDDVDASAARINELGGTVMMGPQDIPGVGRFAFAADPSGAPFYIMKGSVEGGETTSFSKYEPREGHCAWNELATADQPGADAFYTALFGWEKADTMDMGEMGPYDMYSNGDYTLGAIMGKPPQMHISQWSFYFRVPSIDEAADYVKANGGRIINGPMEIPGGDHVFTGVDPQGATFDLIGTKEA, via the coding sequence ATGCCCAACAATCACGGCGACTTCCTGTGGTACGAATTGATGACCGTCGATGCGGACAGTGCGGCGCGGTTCTATGGCGGCCTGCTGGGGTGGGACTTCCAGTCTGCGGGGCAGGAAGGCATGGATTACCGGACCTTCGCCAAGGATGGCGAGGGTATCGGCGGCCTCATGCCGCTGACCGATGAAATGACGGCAGGCGGTGCGCGCCCGATGTGGGCAGGATATGTCACCGTCGACGATGTCGATGCCAGCGCGGCAAGGATCAACGAACTGGGCGGTACGGTGATGATGGGGCCGCAGGACATTCCCGGTGTGGGCCGCTTTGCTTTCGCAGCCGATCCTTCCGGCGCGCCCTTCTACATCATGAAGGGCAGCGTCGAGGGGGGCGAGACCACCTCCTTCTCCAAATACGAACCGCGCGAGGGTCATTGTGCGTGGAACGAGCTGGCGACGGCCGACCAGCCGGGTGCCGACGCTTTCTACACCGCGCTGTTCGGATGGGAGAAGGCGGACACGATGGATATGGGCGAGATGGGCCCTTACGACATGTATTCGAACGGCGACTACACGCTCGGCGCGATCATGGGAAAACCCCCGCAGATGCACATCAGCCAGTGGAGCTTCTATTTCCGCGTCCCTTCGATCGACGAGGCCGCGGATTATGTGAAGGCCAATGGCGGCCGGATCATCAACGGCCCGATGGAAATCCCGGGCGGCGACCATGTCTTCACCGGCGTCGATCCGCAGGGCGCGACATTCGATCTCATCGGCACGAAGGAGGCCTGA
- a CDS encoding winged helix-turn-helix transcriptional regulator — MKLQKETIGHGRWYNDACGTAFGLELLGERWSMLVVRELMLGPRRFSGLRASLPGISAKVLTERLGALEEAGVLAKRMLDEPAPVQVYELTEWGYRAEPVMQELGRWAAMSSAHDPMLPLSPVSIMLSLRTMFDPAKAEGMDFKAGFDIGGERFVAQLRGGELPVRRGDPVDADFIIRAPNATALAALFYAGVPLEELEREMGLSIEGESKAAMRFASIFELPEKLA; from the coding sequence GTGAAGTTACAAAAAGAAACTATTGGTCACGGTCGCTGGTACAACGATGCCTGCGGGACGGCCTTTGGGCTCGAACTGTTGGGCGAACGCTGGTCCATGCTGGTCGTGCGCGAGCTTATGCTGGGTCCCCGCAGGTTTTCTGGTCTTCGCGCCAGCCTGCCCGGAATTTCGGCCAAAGTGCTGACCGAACGCCTCGGCGCGCTGGAAGAAGCGGGCGTGCTGGCGAAGCGCATGCTGGACGAGCCCGCGCCGGTGCAGGTCTACGAACTGACCGAATGGGGTTATCGCGCCGAGCCTGTGATGCAGGAACTGGGGCGCTGGGCCGCTATGTCGAGCGCGCACGATCCCATGCTGCCGCTCTCGCCCGTATCGATCATGCTGTCGCTGCGCACCATGTTCGATCCCGCCAAGGCCGAGGGAATGGACTTCAAAGCGGGCTTCGACATCGGCGGCGAGCGGTTCGTGGCGCAGCTGCGCGGCGGCGAACTGCCGGTTCGGCGCGGCGATCCGGTGGATGCGGATTTCATCATTCGCGCCCCCAATGCGACTGCGCTTGCCGCGCTGTTCTATGCCGGTGTGCCGCTGGAAGAGCTGGAGCGCGAGATGGGACTGTCGATCGAAGGCGAGAGCAAGGCGGCCATGCGCTTTGCCAGCATCTTCGAACTGCCCGAAAAGCTCGCCTAG
- a CDS encoding transglycosylase domain-containing protein, producing the protein MGVLDSIFRRRRAEPEVQGHRGFYSLHDGFDDDAWEARWDDLDSAVARKEKERLHPWQRDYWRDRRKRWWAVRIVAGLIGLFILLVGWLAITAPLSKSLEPIAPPQITLLAADGTPIARNGAITDEPVDVSQLPPHVVEAFLAIEDRRFYDHWGVDPRGIARAAFTGTGGGSTITQQLAKFTFLTPERTLTRKAREAMIAFWLEAWLTKDEILERYLSNAYFGDNVYGLRAASLHYFYRQPENLRPNQAAMLAGLLQAPSAFAPTKHYDRAAKRMGLVVQSMVVAGYITEGEARAMRPPALDVRMKSDLPTGTYFADWALPEARELSETGYSRQTLTTTLDSRLQNIARRVTSRAPLGGAQVALVAMRPNGEVVAMIGGKDYEKSPFNRATQAKRQPGSTFKLFVYLAALRDGWEPGDRIDNTEITQGSYRPKNSRGRYSESLTLEDAFAQSSNVAAVRLLGEVGSDKVIETARDFGITAPLAEGDPSMALGTSTMTLLELTAAYAGVAANAYPVEPRAFAAPEQSWFEWLVDGPSTLPGSVHEDMQRLLRAAINRGTGSAAMLSVANFGKTGTTQDNRDALFVGYAGDLVVGVWIGNDDNSPLNGISGGGLPARIWRDFMTQALGSGAGGDRPGPRASEDPGGPVEPLDVPNLDDIPLGDGNSRLRIRDGEAVFSTEIDGVPVDIRLGEEGVAISEEAIEEARRRAEEQRNEAVRRELERQGQLEPAN; encoded by the coding sequence ATGGGCGTTCTCGATTCCATCTTTCGCAGGCGACGGGCAGAACCCGAGGTGCAGGGGCACCGCGGTTTCTATTCGCTGCACGACGGTTTCGACGACGATGCCTGGGAAGCGCGCTGGGACGATCTCGACAGCGCGGTTGCCCGCAAGGAAAAGGAACGCCTGCACCCCTGGCAGCGCGATTACTGGCGCGACCGCCGGAAACGCTGGTGGGCCGTCCGGATCGTTGCCGGGCTGATCGGGCTGTTCATCCTGCTTGTCGGCTGGCTTGCCATCACGGCACCGCTGTCGAAATCGCTTGAACCAATTGCGCCGCCGCAAATCACGCTTCTGGCCGCCGATGGCACGCCGATTGCGCGCAACGGCGCGATTACCGACGAGCCGGTCGATGTCTCGCAATTGCCGCCGCACGTGGTCGAGGCCTTCCTCGCGATCGAGGACCGGCGCTTCTACGATCACTGGGGCGTCGACCCGCGCGGGATCGCCCGCGCTGCCTTCACCGGCACCGGGGGCGGCAGCACGATTACCCAGCAGCTCGCCAAGTTTACCTTCCTCACGCCCGAACGCACGCTGACCCGCAAGGCGCGCGAGGCGATGATCGCCTTCTGGCTGGAGGCATGGCTGACCAAGGACGAGATTCTCGAACGCTACCTGTCGAACGCTTATTTCGGCGACAATGTGTATGGATTGCGGGCGGCAAGCCTGCATTATTTCTATCGCCAGCCGGAAAACCTGCGGCCCAACCAGGCGGCCATGCTCGCCGGCCTGCTGCAGGCCCCCAGCGCCTTTGCCCCGACCAAGCACTACGACCGCGCGGCCAAGCGCATGGGGCTGGTCGTCCAGTCGATGGTTGTAGCCGGTTACATCACCGAGGGAGAGGCGCGCGCCATGCGGCCGCCCGCGCTCGACGTCCGTATGAAGAGCGACCTTCCCACCGGCACCTATTTCGCCGACTGGGCACTGCCCGAGGCGCGCGAGCTGTCTGAAACCGGCTATTCCCGCCAGACGCTGACGACCACGCTCGACAGCCGCCTCCAGAACATCGCCCGCCGCGTGACCTCGCGCGCTCCGCTGGGCGGGGCGCAAGTTGCATTGGTCGCCATGCGTCCCAACGGCGAGGTCGTGGCGATGATCGGCGGCAAGGATTACGAGAAATCGCCGTTCAACCGTGCGACGCAGGCCAAGCGCCAGCCGGGGTCGACGTTCAAGCTGTTCGTCTATCTCGCCGCCCTGCGCGACGGGTGGGAGCCGGGCGACCGGATCGACAATACCGAGATCACGCAAGGCAGCTACCGCCCCAAGAATTCGCGGGGGCGCTATTCGGAAAGCCTGACGCTCGAAGATGCCTTCGCCCAGTCGAGCAACGTCGCCGCCGTCCGCCTGCTGGGCGAGGTCGGCAGCGACAAGGTGATCGAGACAGCGCGCGATTTCGGTATCACCGCACCGCTGGCAGAGGGCGATCCCAGCATGGCGCTCGGCACCTCGACCATGACCCTGCTCGAACTTACCGCTGCCTATGCAGGCGTCGCAGCCAACGCCTATCCGGTCGAACCGCGCGCATTTGCCGCGCCGGAGCAGAGCTGGTTCGAATGGCTCGTCGATGGTCCCTCGACCTTGCCCGGCAGCGTGCACGAGGACATGCAGCGCCTGCTGCGCGCGGCGATCAATCGCGGCACGGGCTCGGCGGCAATGCTGTCGGTCGCCAACTTCGGCAAGACCGGCACCACGCAGGATAACCGCGATGCGCTGTTCGTGGGCTATGCGGGCGACTTGGTAGTCGGCGTGTGGATCGGCAATGACGACAACTCGCCGCTGAACGGCATTTCGGGCGGCGGCCTGCCCGCGCGCATCTGGCGCGACTTCATGACGCAGGCGCTCGGTTCGGGCGCCGGCGGCGACAGGCCGGGGCCGCGTGCCAGCGAAGATCCCGGCGGTCCGGTCGAGCCTCTCGACGTGCCCAATCTCGACGATATCCCGCTGGGCGATGGCAATTCGCGGCTGCGCATCCGCGATGGCGAGGCAGTGTTCTCGACCGAAATCGATGGCGTCCCCGTCGATATCAGGCTTGGCGAGGAAGGCGTCGCAATCTCCGAAGAGGCGATCGAGGAAGCGCGGCGCAGGGCCGAGGAACAGCGCAACGAAGCGGTCCGGCGCGAATTGGAGCGCCAGGGACAGCTGGAACCGGCGAACTAG
- a CDS encoding DUF1428 domain-containing protein — protein sequence MYVNGFLLAVPADKKDAYREVAEKFWDIAKDYGARSQVECWEVDVPDGHTTDFRRAVKCEKGEKIVFSWVTWDDKETADASHDKMMADPRMAENFGAADGSDMPFDGKRMIYGGFEPLVWKEA from the coding sequence ATGTATGTGAACGGATTTTTGCTCGCCGTCCCAGCTGACAAGAAGGATGCCTATCGCGAGGTCGCCGAGAAATTCTGGGACATCGCGAAGGACTATGGCGCGAGGTCGCAGGTCGAATGCTGGGAGGTCGATGTGCCTGACGGGCACACCACCGATTTCCGCCGCGCGGTCAAATGCGAAAAAGGCGAAAAGATCGTGTTTTCGTGGGTCACCTGGGACGACAAGGAAACCGCCGACGCCAGCCACGACAAGATGATGGCCGACCCGCGCATGGCGGAGAATTTCGGCGCAGCCGACGGCAGCGACATGCCTTTCGACGGCAAGCGTATGATTTACGGCGGGTTCGAACCGCTGGTGTGGAAGGAGGCCTGA
- the cobS gene encoding cobaltochelatase subunit CobS, which translates to MNEMTDKTFDAAARTVLPAPDTEVDVRETFGIDIDWKVPAFSKPDERTPDLDESYVFDPDTTLAILAGFAHDRRVMVQGYHGTGKSTHIEQVAARLNWPCIRINLDAHISRIDLVGRDAIVLRDGLQVTEFREGLLPWALQHPVALVFDEYDAGRPDVMFVIQRVLEQQGKLTLLDQNRVIRPDPNFRLFATANTVGLGDTSGLYHGTQAINQGQMDRWNIVVGLNYLPAETEQKIVEAKNPGIDPKILADMIKVADLSRQGFINGDISTVMSPRTVITWAQNYAIFKDVGFAFRLSFLNKCDEEERMLVAEYYQRVFGEDLPESVVGKS; encoded by the coding sequence ATGAACGAGATGACCGACAAGACCTTCGACGCGGCCGCCAGGACCGTCCTTCCCGCACCCGATACCGAAGTCGACGTCCGCGAGACGTTCGGCATCGACATCGACTGGAAAGTCCCCGCTTTTTCAAAGCCGGACGAGCGCACGCCCGATCTCGACGAAAGCTACGTGTTCGATCCGGACACCACGCTCGCCATCCTTGCCGGCTTCGCGCACGACCGCCGCGTGATGGTGCAGGGCTATCACGGCACGGGCAAGTCTACCCACATCGAACAGGTCGCCGCGCGCCTCAACTGGCCGTGCATCCGCATCAATCTCGATGCCCATATCAGCCGTATCGACCTCGTCGGCCGCGATGCCATCGTGCTTCGCGACGGGCTGCAGGTGACTGAATTCCGCGAGGGCCTGTTGCCCTGGGCGCTGCAGCACCCGGTCGCGCTGGTGTTCGACGAATATGACGCGGGCCGTCCGGACGTGATGTTCGTGATCCAGCGCGTGCTCGAACAGCAGGGCAAGCTGACCCTGCTCGACCAGAACCGCGTGATCCGCCCAGATCCGAACTTCCGCCTCTTCGCCACCGCCAACACGGTCGGCCTCGGCGATACCAGCGGGCTTTACCACGGCACGCAGGCGATCAACCAGGGCCAGATGGACCGCTGGAACATCGTGGTCGGCCTCAACTACCTGCCCGCCGAGACCGAGCAGAAGATCGTGGAGGCGAAGAACCCCGGCATCGATCCCAAGATCCTCGCCGACATGATCAAGGTCGCCGACCTGTCGAGGCAGGGCTTCATCAACGGCGATATCTCGACCGTGATGAGCCCGCGTACGGTGATCACCTGGGCGCAGAACTATGCCATCTTCAAGGACGTGGGTTTTGCCTTCCGCCTTTCCTTCCTCAACAAGTGCGACGAGGAAGAGCGCATGCTGGTGGCCGAATACTACCAGCGCGTGTTCGGCGAAGACCTGCCCGAAAGCGTGGTCGGGAAGAGTTAA
- a CDS encoding VOC family protein — translation MADEMLALCLWFEKDAEAAARFYCDLFPDSEIVSINRSPTDWPGGKAGDVLTTDLTLLGVRTMAMSGNTDDTFTNAISLQVFTETQEETDRYWDALLGETGSPMACSWLTDRFGIRWQVVPRVLMEGLAHEDPEVKGRVFGAMMQMVKIDHAAIEAAIAGN, via the coding sequence ATGGCTGACGAAATGCTGGCTCTGTGCCTCTGGTTCGAGAAGGACGCGGAAGCAGCCGCGCGTTTCTACTGCGACCTCTTCCCCGACAGCGAAATCGTCTCGATCAACCGCTCGCCCACCGACTGGCCGGGCGGCAAGGCGGGCGACGTGCTGACCACCGACCTGACCCTGCTGGGTGTCAGGACGATGGCCATGAGCGGCAACACCGACGACACCTTCACCAACGCCATCTCGCTGCAGGTCTTTACCGAGACGCAGGAGGAAACCGACCGCTACTGGGACGCCCTGCTCGGCGAGACGGGTTCGCCCATGGCCTGCAGCTGGCTGACCGACCGCTTCGGCATCCGCTGGCAGGTCGTGCCGCGCGTGCTGATGGAAGGACTGGCGCACGAGGACCCCGAGGTGAAGGGCCGCGTCTTCGGCGCGATGATGCAGATGGTGAAGATCGACCACGCGGCGATCGAAGCCGCGATTGCCGGGAACTGA
- a CDS encoding BolA family protein, translated as MAGPVQQEMERLLTGAFAPTRLEVINDSAKHHGHAGDDGSGESHFSVVIEAPAFAGKSRLERQRMVNRALGDIPGERVHALSIQASAPTP; from the coding sequence ATGGCAGGACCGGTTCAGCAGGAGATGGAACGGCTTTTGACCGGGGCCTTCGCGCCTACGCGCCTCGAAGTGATCAACGACAGCGCGAAGCACCACGGCCATGCCGGCGACGACGGCAGCGGCGAATCGCACTTCAGCGTCGTAATCGAGGCACCTGCCTTTGCCGGCAAGAGCCGCCTAGAGCGCCAGCGCATGGTCAACCGCGCGCTGGGCGACATTCCGGGCGAGCGCGTCCACGCCCTCTCCATCCAGGCATCCGCACCGACACCATAA
- a CDS encoding SRPBCC family protein, with protein sequence MHELSVTRFIAASPEKVWDVMANRQEEWWCPRPWSIEMIAQERRPGGRSAMIMRGPEGEEMPQEGIFLAWEEGRRFVTTDAVTSDFRPAGPFMVGIWEIEPEGDGTRYTASARHWTEESMWQHAEMGFEEGWSACAAQLAELCEGG encoded by the coding sequence ATGCACGAATTATCCGTCACCCGCTTCATCGCCGCCTCGCCGGAAAAGGTCTGGGACGTGATGGCCAACCGGCAGGAAGAATGGTGGTGCCCCCGCCCCTGGTCGATCGAGATGATCGCGCAGGAACGCCGCCCGGGTGGTCGCAGCGCGATGATCATGCGCGGCCCCGAGGGCGAGGAGATGCCGCAGGAAGGGATCTTCCTCGCGTGGGAAGAAGGCCGCCGCTTCGTCACCACCGATGCTGTCACCAGCGATTTCCGACCAGCCGGTCCCTTCATGGTCGGCATCTGGGAAATCGAGCCCGAGGGCGACGGCACGCGCTACACCGCCAGTGCCCGGCACTGGACCGAGGAATCCATGTGGCAGCACGCCGAGATGGGTTTCGAGGAAGGGTGGAGCGCCTGTGCCGCCCAGCTCGCGGAGCTGTGCGAAGGCGGCTGA
- a CDS encoding pirin family protein, with protein sequence MSQIDLTLTPTTHDLGQFEVRRVLPAKKRTMVGPFIFVDQFGPAQLDLGTGMDVRPHPHINLATVTWLFEGAIEHRDSIGSVSTIRPGQVNLMTAGCGIVHSERSPAAERKAGPRLYGMQTWLALPDGREEIDPAFEAVTELPIVEDGRARAIVIMGELWGERAPTTTYADTIYAEIMLEAGGAIPIEEDADERALMLVGGEASVDGHELEQYTLNILQPGRDMTLESKTGARVMLLGGEAFETKRHAWWNFVSSRCERIQQAKEDWRNHRFPEIPGDSEERIELPEGEPKTVTYP encoded by the coding sequence ATGAGCCAGATCGACCTGACGCTTACGCCGACAACCCACGACCTCGGCCAGTTCGAGGTCCGACGGGTTCTTCCGGCCAAGAAGCGGACCATGGTCGGTCCCTTCATCTTCGTCGACCAGTTCGGCCCGGCGCAGCTCGATCTCGGCACGGGAATGGACGTGCGCCCGCACCCGCATATCAACCTCGCCACAGTGACCTGGCTGTTCGAGGGCGCGATCGAGCACCGCGACAGTATCGGCAGCGTCTCGACCATCCGTCCTGGTCAGGTGAACCTGATGACCGCCGGGTGCGGCATCGTACATTCCGAACGCTCGCCAGCGGCAGAGCGCAAGGCGGGGCCGAGGCTCTACGGCATGCAGACCTGGCTCGCACTGCCCGACGGGCGCGAGGAAATCGACCCGGCCTTCGAGGCGGTGACCGAGCTTCCCATCGTCGAGGACGGGCGCGCGCGGGCCATCGTCATCATGGGCGAGCTGTGGGGCGAACGCGCGCCGACCACCACCTATGCCGATACCATCTATGCCGAAATCATGCTGGAAGCGGGCGGCGCCATCCCGATCGAGGAGGATGCCGACGAACGCGCGCTGATGCTGGTCGGCGGCGAGGCGAGCGTCGATGGGCACGAGCTGGAGCAATACACGCTCAACATCCTCCAGCCCGGCCGCGACATGACGCTGGAGAGCAAGACGGGGGCGCGCGTCATGCTGTTGGGCGGCGAGGCATTCGAGACCAAGCGTCATGCTTGGTGGAACTTCGTCAGCTCGCGCTGCGAGCGCATCCAGCAGGCCAAGGAAGACTGGCGCAACCACCGCTTCCCGGAAATCCCGGGCGACAGCGAGGAGCGCATCGAGCTGCCGGAAGGCGAGCCGAAGACCGTTACCTATCCTTGA
- a CDS encoding PaaI family thioesterase encodes MSDTPRFDPKAATPFLTSRGHSGWLGLKYSTHGEDWVELELPWRTDLLGEEGQHVLASGPILSLMDMASGLAIWKAMDRFEPIATLDLRVDYVRPAREGAAVYGRSQCYRVTRSAAFVRGLAHDGDADDPVAHVQAVFMKIGGKDAREVPNGQ; translated from the coding sequence ATGAGCGACACGCCGCGTTTCGATCCCAAGGCTGCAACGCCTTTCCTGACAAGCCGGGGGCATTCCGGCTGGCTGGGCCTGAAATATTCTACTCATGGTGAAGATTGGGTGGAACTGGAGCTCCCGTGGCGTACGGACCTGTTGGGCGAGGAAGGGCAGCACGTGCTGGCTTCCGGCCCGATCCTCAGTCTGATGGACATGGCCAGCGGGCTTGCCATCTGGAAGGCGATGGACCGGTTCGAACCGATCGCCACGCTGGACTTGCGGGTCGATTATGTGCGTCCGGCGCGGGAAGGCGCCGCGGTATACGGCCGTTCGCAGTGCTACCGCGTGACCCGCAGCGCAGCTTTCGTGCGCGGCCTTGCCCATGACGGGGATGCGGACGATCCGGTGGCGCATGTCCAAGCAGTTTTCATGAAGATCGGCGGCAAGGACGCGCGGGAGGTCCCCAATGGCCAATGA
- a CDS encoding glutathione S-transferase family protein: MAQYTFFTNPMSRGQIARWALHEVGADYATELVDWTNKPAGLTEANPLGKVPTLVHHHGGDHIHVVTETAAICHYLAEMHPERGLLPLPDEKADYFRYFFFAAGPVEQAVVSRAMGWSVDDPQKQGMLGYGSYERAMDTFDTLLTGRDFVCGDRFTMADVYVGSQVDWGLNFGSIPKRAVFEDYAARLRERTAYKEAKAIDMDLIAKAQANG, encoded by the coding sequence ATGGCGCAATACACGTTCTTCACCAATCCGATGAGCCGGGGCCAGATCGCACGCTGGGCGCTGCACGAGGTCGGTGCGGACTATGCCACCGAGCTGGTCGACTGGACGAACAAACCGGCCGGCCTGACCGAGGCAAACCCGCTCGGCAAGGTGCCGACGCTCGTCCACCATCACGGGGGCGATCATATCCACGTCGTCACCGAAACCGCGGCAATCTGCCACTACCTTGCCGAAATGCACCCCGAGCGGGGCCTGCTTCCCCTGCCCGACGAGAAGGCGGATTACTTCCGCTATTTCTTCTTCGCTGCCGGCCCCGTCGAACAGGCCGTGGTCTCGCGCGCGATGGGCTGGTCGGTCGACGATCCGCAAAAGCAGGGCATGCTCGGCTACGGCAGTTACGAACGGGCGATGGACACGTTCGACACGCTGCTGACGGGCCGCGATTTCGTCTGCGGCGACCGCTTCACCATGGCCGACGTCTATGTCGGCAGCCAGGTCGACTGGGGGCTCAATTTCGGCTCCATCCCCAAGCGCGCCGTGTTCGAGGACTATGCGGCGCGGCTGCGCGAACGCACTGCCTACAAGGAGGCCAAGGCCATCGACATGGACCTCATAGCCAAGGCGCAGGCCAATGGCTGA